The following proteins are co-located in the Mesorhizobium australicum WSM2073 genome:
- a CDS encoding 2-oxoglutarate dehydrogenase E1 component produces MARQDQANDQFSLTSFLYGGNADYIDALYAAYEDDPGSVNPEWQEFFAGLKDDASDVRRNAKGASWAKPSWPLQANGELVSALDGNWGIVEKHLEKKVKDKAVTNGVVLSDADVHQATRDSVRAIMMIRAFRMRGHLHANLDPLGINTLEDYNELSPENYGFTEADYDRPIFLDNVLGLEFGSIRQMLEILTRTYCSTLGVEFMHISDPEEKAWIQARIEGADKEISFTATGKKAILQKLVEAEGFEQFIDVKYKGTKRFGLDGGESLIPALEQIVKRGGQLGMKEIVLGMAHRGRLNVLSQVMAKPHRAIFHEFKGGSAAPDEVEGSGDVKYHLGASSDREFDGNKVHLSLTANPSHLEIVDPVVMGKARAKQDSLFGRGREEIVPLEERAKVLPLLLHGDAAFAGQGVIAEILGLSGLRGHRVAGTLHFIINNQIGFTTNPRFSRSSPYPSDVAKMIEAPIFHVNGDDPEAVVHATKVAIEFRMKFHKPVVVDMFCYRRFGHNEGDEPAFTQPLMYSNIRAHKTTVQIYGDRLIAEGHITQAELDQMKADWRAHLEAEWEVGQHYKPNKADWLDGAWSGLRTADNQDETRRGKTAVPVKTLKEIGKKLTEVPKGFEAHKTIIRFLENRRQAIESGEGIDWSTAEALAFGAILLDGNPIRLSGQDSERGTFSQRHSVLYDQRDETRYIPLNNLSAAQAGYEVINSMLSEEAVLGFEYGYSLAEPKALTLWEAQFGDFANGAQVVFDQFISSGERKWLRMSGLVCLLPHGYEGQGPEHSSARLERFLQLCAEDNMQVANCTTPANYFHILRRQLKRDFRKPLILMTPKSLLRHKRAVSTLPEISGESSFHRLLWDDAQLLPNQAIKLTKDSKIRRVVLCSGKVYYDLYEEREKRGINDIYLLRVEQLYPFPAKALITELSRFRNAEMVWCQEEPKNMGAWSFIDPYLEWVLAHIDAKHQRVRYTGRPAAASPATGLMSKHLAQLAALLEDALGE; encoded by the coding sequence ATGGCAAGACAAGATCAGGCCAACGACCAATTTTCGCTCACCTCTTTCCTCTATGGCGGCAATGCCGATTACATCGACGCGCTCTACGCGGCGTATGAGGACGATCCCGGCTCGGTCAATCCCGAGTGGCAGGAGTTCTTCGCCGGGCTGAAGGACGATGCCAGCGATGTGCGCAGGAACGCCAAGGGCGCTTCATGGGCGAAACCTTCCTGGCCGCTGCAGGCCAATGGCGAGCTGGTGTCGGCGCTGGACGGCAATTGGGGCATCGTCGAAAAGCACCTGGAAAAGAAGGTCAAGGACAAGGCCGTCACCAACGGTGTCGTGCTGTCTGACGCCGATGTGCACCAGGCGACACGCGATTCGGTGCGCGCCATCATGATGATCCGCGCCTTCCGCATGCGCGGCCATCTGCACGCCAATCTCGATCCGCTCGGCATCAACACGCTCGAGGATTACAACGAACTGTCGCCGGAAAATTACGGCTTCACCGAAGCCGACTACGACCGGCCGATCTTCCTCGACAATGTGCTGGGGCTCGAATTCGGCAGCATCCGGCAGATGCTGGAGATCCTCACCCGCACCTATTGTTCGACGCTCGGCGTCGAGTTCATGCATATTTCCGATCCCGAGGAAAAGGCCTGGATCCAGGCGCGCATCGAGGGCGCCGACAAGGAGATCTCGTTCACCGCCACCGGCAAGAAGGCGATCCTGCAGAAGCTGGTCGAGGCGGAAGGCTTCGAGCAGTTCATCGACGTCAAGTACAAGGGCACCAAGCGCTTCGGTCTCGACGGCGGTGAATCGCTGATCCCGGCGCTGGAGCAGATCGTCAAGCGCGGCGGCCAGCTCGGCATGAAGGAGATCGTGCTCGGCATGGCCCATCGCGGCCGCCTCAATGTGCTTTCCCAGGTGATGGCCAAGCCGCACCGCGCCATCTTCCACGAATTCAAGGGCGGCTCGGCGGCCCCCGACGAGGTCGAGGGCTCGGGCGACGTGAAGTACCATCTCGGTGCCTCTTCGGACCGCGAGTTCGACGGCAACAAGGTTCACCTTTCGCTGACGGCGAACCCTTCGCATCTGGAGATCGTCGATCCCGTGGTGATGGGCAAGGCGCGCGCCAAGCAGGATTCCCTGTTCGGCCGCGGCCGCGAGGAGATCGTGCCGCTGGAAGAGCGGGCCAAGGTGCTGCCGCTCTTGCTGCATGGCGACGCCGCCTTCGCCGGCCAGGGCGTGATCGCCGAGATCCTCGGCCTATCGGGCCTGCGTGGCCACCGCGTCGCCGGCACGCTGCACTTCATCATCAACAACCAGATCGGCTTCACCACCAATCCGCGCTTCTCGCGCTCATCGCCCTATCCGTCCGATGTCGCCAAGATGATCGAGGCACCGATCTTTCACGTCAATGGCGACGATCCGGAGGCTGTGGTGCACGCCACCAAGGTGGCGATCGAATTCCGCATGAAGTTCCACAAGCCGGTGGTCGTGGACATGTTCTGCTACCGCCGCTTCGGCCACAATGAGGGCGACGAACCGGCCTTCACGCAGCCGCTCATGTACAGCAACATTCGCGCCCACAAGACGACGGTGCAGATCTATGGCGATCGCCTGATCGCCGAAGGGCACATCACCCAGGCCGAGCTCGATCAGATGAAGGCCGACTGGCGCGCGCATCTGGAAGCCGAATGGGAAGTCGGCCAGCACTACAAGCCCAACAAGGCCGACTGGCTCGACGGCGCCTGGTCAGGCCTGCGCACGGCCGACAACCAGGACGAGACAAGGCGCGGCAAGACAGCGGTACCGGTCAAGACGCTGAAGGAAATCGGCAAGAAGCTGACCGAGGTGCCGAAGGGCTTCGAAGCGCACAAGACGATCATCCGCTTCCTCGAAAACCGGCGCCAGGCGATCGAGTCCGGCGAAGGCATCGACTGGTCGACCGCCGAGGCGCTGGCCTTCGGCGCGATCCTGCTCGACGGCAATCCGATCCGGCTGTCCGGACAGGATTCCGAGCGCGGCACCTTCTCGCAGCGCCATTCCGTGCTTTACGACCAGCGCGACGAGACCCGCTACATCCCGCTCAACAATCTGTCGGCGGCGCAGGCCGGTTACGAAGTCATCAACTCGATGCTGTCGGAAGAAGCGGTGCTGGGCTTCGAATATGGCTACAGCCTGGCCGAGCCGAAGGCGCTGACGCTGTGGGAGGCGCAGTTCGGCGACTTCGCCAACGGCGCCCAGGTGGTGTTCGACCAGTTCATCTCGTCGGGCGAACGCAAGTGGCTCAGAATGTCGGGCCTCGTCTGCCTGCTGCCGCATGGCTATGAAGGCCAGGGCCCGGAACATTCTTCCGCCCGGCTGGAGCGCTTCCTGCAGCTTTGCGCCGAAGACAATATGCAAGTCGCCAACTGCACGACGCCGGCCAACTACTTCCACATCTTGCGCCGGCAGCTGAAGCGCGACTTCCGCAAGCCGCTGATCCTGATGACGCCGAAGTCGCTGCTGCGCCACAAGCGGGCGGTGTCGACGCTGCCGGAAATCTCGGGCGAAAGCTCGTTTCACCGGCTGCTGTGGGACGACGCCCAGCTGTTGCCCAACCAGGCGATCAAGCTGACCAAGGATTCCAAGATCCGCCGCGTCGTGCTGTGCTCGGGCAAGGTCTATTACGACCTCTATGAGGAGCGCGAGAAGCGCGGCATCAACGACATCTACTTGCTGCGCGTCGAACAGCTCTATCCGTTCCCGGCCAAGGCGCTGATCACCGAGCTGTCACGCTTCCGCAACGCCGAGATGGTGTGGTGCCAGGAGGAGCCCAAGAACATGGGTGCCTGGTCGTTCATCGATCCGTATCTGGAATGGGTGCTGGCGCATATCGACGCCAAGCATCAGCGGGTGCGCTACACCGGCCGTCCGGCGGCCGCGTCGCCGGCGACCGGGCTGATGTCGAAGCATCTCGCCCAGCTCGCCGCCTTGCTCGAAGACGCGCTCGGCGAATAA